A window of Chloracidobacterium sp. N contains these coding sequences:
- the lnt gene encoding apolipoprotein N-acyltransferase: MASAAKPKTGRPAAWWTGVSPWLAAVGSAGLLTLAFPPFGFWPLAFVALALLLWAVTSAERLVTAGLLGWLFGALFYYGSSWWATHSLIVYGGMSTPVAYVLIGVAAVLVAIPTALFALGVHLTTLREPSPGWWCIPAWWCVGEWLRGEVFAFGWNPLANAVALEPWLARAARLGGHYLVGAMVTAFAAGVVYALRQWPHRPVRALRGLAAGTLALLLPSLAALTGALRPPESDREAAVAVIAVQPCAPMLTKVMSAYDRAEARQMQLALEGLRAASDSARRMVIFPESQIALDADRPGTEQSLRPLLSQGVWVLTNATRRVGDGFANTALLYAPDGRTAEYQKVHLMPFGEYVPLGRYLPVELPTLAVEARPGKRIVTLPVTDDLRLGVGICFESAFPSLHRAFRQQGATVLVNLANDGWFGRTPGSEQHLRHLIYRAIETGCPVVRVTNDGISALIDAGGQVRDVIPQGQPDVRVWPVFPAASGMTPYVVVGDLFAWSCLAAVVGMLLWRLWTRIRFYTEAITDLVAGE, encoded by the coding sequence ATGGCTTCTGCCGCAAAGCCCAAGACCGGCCGGCCGGCGGCGTGGTGGACGGGCGTCAGTCCGTGGCTGGCCGCCGTGGGGAGCGCCGGCCTCCTGACGCTGGCCTTTCCGCCGTTCGGCTTCTGGCCGCTGGCTTTCGTGGCGCTGGCGCTGCTGCTCTGGGCTGTGACTTCGGCGGAGCGGCTGGTGACGGCCGGACTGCTCGGCTGGCTGTTCGGGGCGTTGTTTTACTACGGGTCAAGCTGGTGGGCGACGCACTCGCTCATCGTCTATGGGGGAATGTCCACGCCTGTTGCCTACGTGCTGATCGGCGTGGCGGCCGTTCTCGTCGCCATACCGACGGCACTGTTCGCGTTGGGGGTTCACCTGACGACGCTGCGGGAGCCGTCGCCGGGATGGTGGTGCATCCCGGCCTGGTGGTGTGTGGGGGAGTGGCTCCGGGGCGAGGTGTTTGCCTTCGGGTGGAATCCGCTGGCCAATGCCGTGGCGCTGGAGCCATGGCTGGCGCGCGCGGCCCGGCTGGGCGGACATTACCTGGTCGGGGCCATGGTGACGGCCTTTGCCGCCGGCGTTGTCTATGCCCTGCGGCAGTGGCCGCACCGCCCGGTACGCGCGCTCCGGGGGCTGGCGGCCGGAACGCTGGCGCTGCTGCTGCCGTCGCTGGCGGCGTTGACCGGCGCGTTGCGTCCGCCCGAATCTGACAGGGAAGCTGCGGTGGCGGTCATTGCCGTCCAGCCCTGCGCACCCATGCTCACGAAGGTGATGTCAGCCTACGACAGGGCCGAAGCCCGGCAAATGCAGCTTGCTTTGGAAGGGCTGCGCGCCGCGTCAGACAGCGCGCGCCGAATGGTCATCTTTCCAGAGTCGCAGATTGCCCTCGATGCCGACCGGCCCGGCACTGAGCAGTCGCTGCGGCCGCTTCTGTCACAGGGCGTCTGGGTGTTGACCAATGCCACCCGGCGGGTTGGAGATGGTTTTGCGAATACTGCGCTGCTCTACGCGCCGGATGGCCGCACGGCGGAATACCAGAAGGTGCATCTCATGCCGTTTGGCGAGTATGTCCCGCTGGGCCGGTACCTGCCGGTGGAGTTGCCGACGTTGGCCGTGGAAGCGCGTCCCGGAAAGCGCATTGTGACCCTGCCCGTTACCGATGACCTGCGGCTTGGCGTGGGCATCTGCTTTGAGTCGGCTTTTCCGTCCCTGCACCGTGCCTTCCGGCAACAGGGAGCGACGGTACTCGTCAACCTGGCCAACGATGGCTGGTTCGGCCGGACGCCGGGCAGCGAACAACACCTGCGGCATCTCATCTATCGCGCCATTGAAACCGGCTGCCCCGTCGTGCGCGTCACCAACGATGGGATCAGCGCCCTGATTGACGCCGGAGGGCAGGTGCGCGATGTCATCCCACAGGGACAACCCGACGTGCGCGTGTGGCCGGTGTTCCCGGCCGCCAGCGGGATGACACCATACGTTGTCGTGGGCGACCTCTTTGCCTGGAGTTGTCTGGCGGCCGTCGTGGGCATGCTGCTGTGGCGGCTCTGGACGCGGATTCGGTTCTACACGGAAGCCATTACGGATTTGGTCGCGGGAGAATAA
- the cysS gene encoding cysteine--tRNA ligase: MSMHFFNSLTRQREPFVPLEGRRVRMYACGPTVYNFAHIGNFRTFVFVDILRRHLKWRGYELLHVMNLTDVDDKIIRDARAAGLPLREFTERYVAHFWEDADALDIERPEVTPRATDHIPEMVALIGRLMKCGCAYHSDGSTYFRIASFPRYGVLSGNKLAGNIAGGSARVEADEYEKDDVRDFVLWKRTQPDEPTWDSPLGPGRPGWHIECSAMAMKYLGESFDIHCGGVDLIFPHHENEIAQSEGATGKPFARYWLHAEHLLVDGRKMSKREGNYYTLRDLLDRGYSARAVRYVLAAVPYRKPLNFTLEGVEAAERRLKRLNETVRRLREVVPAATDRMDETATAVAGIRQSFGAAMDDDLNTAEALAAVAQLETAVNIALSHGEMTEAAKTAALAGFEDVQAVLGILDPAQPELLPADIEALIAERLAARRAKNFARADEIRAQLAAQGIILEDGKDGTRWRRA, encoded by the coding sequence ATGAGCATGCACTTTTTCAACTCACTGACACGCCAACGGGAGCCATTCGTCCCGCTCGAAGGGCGGCGGGTACGGATGTACGCCTGTGGGCCGACGGTCTATAACTTCGCCCACATCGGCAACTTCCGCACGTTCGTCTTCGTGGACATCCTGCGGCGGCATCTGAAATGGCGCGGCTATGAACTGCTCCACGTCATGAACCTGACCGACGTGGACGACAAAATCATCCGCGACGCCCGCGCGGCCGGACTGCCGCTGCGTGAGTTTACGGAGCGGTACGTGGCGCATTTCTGGGAGGATGCCGACGCGCTGGACATCGAGCGGCCGGAAGTCACCCCCCGCGCAACCGATCACATCCCGGAAATGGTGGCGCTTATCGGGCGTCTCATGAAGTGCGGCTGCGCCTATCACAGCGACGGCTCGACCTACTTCCGCATTGCTTCGTTCCCCCGGTACGGCGTGCTGTCAGGCAATAAACTGGCCGGAAACATCGCCGGTGGAAGCGCCCGGGTTGAAGCCGATGAGTACGAGAAAGACGACGTACGGGATTTTGTCCTGTGGAAGCGCACCCAGCCCGATGAACCCACGTGGGATTCGCCGCTGGGGCCCGGCCGTCCCGGCTGGCACATCGAGTGCTCGGCCATGGCAATGAAGTATCTGGGGGAGTCGTTTGACATTCACTGCGGCGGTGTGGACCTCATCTTTCCCCACCACGAGAACGAAATTGCCCAGTCGGAGGGCGCGACCGGGAAGCCCTTTGCCAGGTACTGGCTGCATGCCGAGCACCTGCTGGTGGATGGGCGCAAGATGTCCAAGCGGGAGGGCAACTACTACACGCTGCGTGATCTGCTCGACCGGGGCTACAGCGCGCGTGCGGTGCGGTATGTCCTGGCGGCCGTGCCCTACCGCAAGCCGTTGAACTTTACGCTGGAAGGGGTGGAGGCGGCGGAGCGACGGCTCAAGCGGCTGAATGAAACCGTACGGCGGTTGCGCGAGGTCGTTCCGGCGGCGACCGACCGGATGGATGAGACGGCAACGGCTGTGGCCGGCATTCGCCAGAGCTTCGGCGCGGCCATGGATGACGATCTGAACACGGCGGAGGCCCTGGCGGCCGTGGCGCAGCTCGAAACGGCTGTCAACATCGCGTTGAGTCACGGGGAAATGACCGAGGCCGCGAAGACGGCGGCTTTGGCCGGCTTTGAGGATGTGCAGGCCGTGCTGGGGATTCTCGACCCGGCACAACCGGAGTTACTGCCGGCTGACATTGAAGCCCTGATTGCCGAACGTCTCGCGGCGCGCCGGGCCAAAAACTTTGCCCGTGCGGATGAAATCCGGGCGCAACTCGCCGCCCAGGGCATCATTCTGGAGGATGGAAAAGACGGAACGCGCTGGCGCCGGGCGTGA
- a CDS encoding prepilin-type N-terminal cleavage/methylation domain-containing protein — MMMTTGHVTRTVRRIRLQRAQQSGVTLIELILALMILFVGMFGALAFMSIALTSSLNANKLLLARNLAEETLNQIVMMREMNAIGGIPDPANRNRNTFIRLSNRAEVNGLFPDTFQPVYISPGSDMIRATGDADEVASGIDPRYQSFTMRVLVRTSDATVPNLGNPTGPPLPICFDREYDNDYDLAAPGNCPPEGTGDTVRRVVVQVRYPYTRTTGSAFRTVQIMTLLTQPPSQIRGI; from the coding sequence ATGATGATGACAACGGGACACGTCACACGCACCGTGCGACGGATTCGGCTTCAGCGGGCACAGCAGTCCGGGGTGACACTCATTGAACTCATCCTGGCGCTGATGATTCTGTTTGTCGGGATGTTTGGGGCGCTGGCGTTTATGTCCATTGCGCTGACAAGTTCGCTCAACGCCAACAAGCTGCTTCTGGCGCGCAACCTCGCGGAAGAAACACTCAACCAGATTGTCATGATGCGCGAGATGAATGCCATCGGGGGGATTCCAGACCCAGCAAACCGCAATCGGAACACCTTCATCCGGCTGAGCAACCGTGCGGAAGTCAATGGTCTTTTTCCTGATACCTTTCAGCCTGTGTATATCAGCCCCGGCAGTGACATGATCCGGGCCACGGGCGATGCGGATGAAGTGGCGAGTGGGATTGATCCCCGCTATCAGTCATTCACGATGCGGGTGCTGGTGCGCACGTCTGACGCGACCGTACCGAATCTGGGCAACCCGACGGGACCGCCGCTCCCGATTTGCTTTGACCGGGAGTATGACAACGATTACGACCTTGCAGCCCCAGGCAACTGTCCACCGGAGGGCACTGGTGATACAGTCCGGCGGGTTGTCGTACAGGTTCGGTATCCCTACACCCGGACGACTGGAAGTGCGTTCCGTACGGTTCAAATCATGACATTGCTGACCCAGCCGCCGTCCCAGATTCGTGGCATTTAG
- a CDS encoding pitrilysin family protein, translating into MTTNHANSLLTARVQRHVLPNGLTVLLKAMPANPIVSTMIWYRVGSRNEPAGKTGMSHFLEHMMFKGTQRLGKGEIDHLTLLNGGRNNAFTWMDFTAYYFTFASDRWEVALDIEADRAHNATFDPAEFEAEKQVVLEELQMCLDSPFDALEMEVWATAFRQHPYHVPTIGWREDVEHLTVDDLRRYYESYYCPNNATLVVVGDIHPETALRRIEDTFGALPARPLPPPPHASEPPQRGEKRVIVKKPTPLPRLTLGYHVPEVAHPDSYALHVASMLLSYGRTSRLYQRLQEQDESVTFAAAHYAEHVDPSLLTIAAEVKPNHTPEEVEAAITEEVERLIHEPPTDLELAKAKRQTEAQFILGSEDILNQAMLLGEYETIAFGARIPEEARGYHYLDAYLNHVRQVSPADIQRAAALYLHRDNRTVGWLVNP; encoded by the coding sequence ATGACCACCAACCATGCCAACTCGTTGCTGACGGCCCGTGTACAGCGCCACGTGTTACCCAACGGACTGACGGTGCTGCTCAAGGCCATGCCGGCCAACCCCATCGTTTCCACGATGATTTGGTATCGCGTCGGTTCGCGCAACGAGCCGGCCGGAAAAACCGGGATGTCGCACTTTCTCGAACACATGATGTTCAAGGGGACGCAGCGGCTCGGCAAAGGCGAGATTGATCATCTGACGCTTCTCAACGGCGGGCGCAACAATGCGTTCACCTGGATGGATTTCACGGCCTACTACTTCACCTTTGCATCTGACCGCTGGGAAGTTGCGCTCGACATCGAAGCCGACCGCGCGCACAACGCGACATTCGATCCGGCCGAGTTTGAGGCTGAAAAGCAGGTGGTGCTCGAAGAGCTTCAGATGTGTCTGGACAGCCCGTTTGATGCGCTGGAGATGGAAGTCTGGGCGACGGCTTTCCGGCAGCATCCCTACCATGTGCCGACCATCGGCTGGCGCGAGGATGTCGAACATCTCACGGTGGATGACCTGCGGCGCTACTACGAAAGCTATTACTGCCCGAACAATGCCACGCTGGTTGTTGTCGGAGACATCCACCCGGAGACAGCCCTGCGCCGGATTGAAGATACCTTTGGGGCGCTTCCGGCGCGTCCGTTGCCGCCGCCGCCCCATGCCTCGGAGCCGCCTCAGCGGGGTGAAAAGCGGGTCATCGTCAAAAAGCCGACGCCGCTGCCCCGGCTGACCCTGGGCTACCACGTCCCGGAAGTTGCCCATCCCGATTCGTATGCCCTGCACGTTGCTTCCATGCTGCTGTCTTACGGGCGCACCTCGCGGCTCTATCAGCGTCTGCAGGAACAAGACGAGTCTGTGACGTTCGCCGCGGCGCATTACGCCGAGCACGTGGACCCGTCACTGTTGACCATTGCGGCAGAAGTCAAACCCAACCACACGCCGGAAGAAGTCGAGGCGGCGATTACCGAGGAGGTCGAACGGCTCATCCACGAACCCCCGACCGACCTGGAACTGGCCAAAGCCAAGCGGCAGACTGAGGCGCAGTTCATTCTTGGCAGCGAGGACATCCTCAACCAGGCCATGCTCCTTGGCGAATATGAAACCATTGCCTTTGGAGCGCGGATTCCAGAAGAAGCCCGTGGGTATCACTACCTTGACGCTTACCTGAACCACGTCCGGCAGGTTTCACCGGCTGACATTCAACGCGCGGCGGCGCTGTATCTGCACCGCGACAATCGCACGGTAGGATGGCTGGTCAATCCCTGA
- a CDS encoding PP2C family protein-serine/threonine phosphatase — protein MPALSTDSDPAPSATASATSPEALSFETKFRLLLDITRTISRSLDLDETLSLIIDSVKSFVPYDAAAIYVLETNGRDRRIRATVYRGYDEASMERLLRLGEGFVGWVVQSGGAIVIPDVRNDQRYISSDPLTMSEIVVPIIANNRIIGALNLESRTLDAYKAADLEVLTLFASAAAISIEKAILHQERLEKRRLESELTIARQVQRSLLPDRAPTVEGFDIAGLTVPNEAVGGDYYDFIPFPNHQLGIAIADVSGKGVPAALIMATFRACLRAQVRNDFSIRVILRKVNYLLWESLDSSQYVTAIYGVLDPASRRFSYGDAGHNPALLIHADGTYEELSCGNTVLGLFEDRKYIECYCILQPGDIIVLYTDGLTEAGQDGEEFGLARLLETVQRQREAPAQELARAIYDAARTFASPAPLGDDLTVVVIKALPAPPEGG, from the coding sequence ATGCCTGCACTCTCCACGGATTCAGACCCGGCGCCTTCGGCGACGGCCTCGGCAACTTCGCCGGAAGCCCTGTCTTTCGAGACCAAATTCCGGCTACTGCTGGACATCACCCGCACGATCAGCCGGTCGCTCGACCTGGACGAAACCCTGTCACTCATCATTGATTCGGTCAAGTCGTTCGTACCCTACGATGCCGCCGCCATTTACGTTCTGGAAACCAACGGCCGCGACCGCCGCATCCGGGCCACGGTCTATCGTGGCTACGATGAGGCTTCCATGGAACGCCTGCTGCGCCTTGGGGAAGGCTTTGTCGGGTGGGTGGTGCAGTCGGGTGGGGCGATTGTCATTCCCGATGTCCGCAACGATCAGCGCTACATCAGTTCCGACCCGCTGACGATGTCGGAAATTGTCGTCCCCATCATTGCCAACAACCGCATCATCGGCGCGCTCAATCTTGAAAGCCGCACCCTGGATGCCTACAAGGCCGCCGACCTGGAAGTGCTGACCCTGTTTGCCTCGGCCGCAGCCATTTCCATCGAGAAAGCCATTCTGCACCAGGAACGGTTGGAAAAACGCCGTCTGGAAAGCGAACTGACCATTGCACGCCAGGTGCAACGCAGCCTGCTGCCGGACCGCGCGCCAACCGTGGAAGGTTTTGACATTGCCGGGCTGACCGTTCCCAACGAAGCCGTGGGCGGGGACTATTACGACTTCATCCCGTTTCCGAATCACCAACTTGGCATTGCCATTGCCGATGTCTCCGGCAAAGGTGTTCCGGCGGCGCTCATCATGGCCACGTTCCGGGCCTGCCTGCGCGCTCAGGTACGCAACGACTTCTCCATCCGGGTCATTTTGCGCAAGGTCAACTATCTGCTCTGGGAAAGCCTCGACAGCTCCCAGTACGTCACGGCGATTTACGGAGTGCTCGATCCGGCGAGCCGGCGGTTCAGCTATGGAGATGCCGGCCACAATCCGGCGCTGCTTATCCACGCCGATGGCACGTACGAGGAACTTTCCTGTGGCAACACGGTGCTGGGGCTGTTCGAGGATCGGAAGTACATCGAGTGCTACTGCATCCTGCAGCCGGGCGACATCATCGTTCTCTACACGGACGGCCTGACCGAAGCCGGACAGGACGGGGAGGAATTCGGACTGGCCAGATTGCTTGAGACCGTCCAGCGCCAGCGGGAAGCGCCGGCCCAGGAACTGGCCCGCGCCATCTATGATGCCGCGCGGACCTTTGCCAGCCCGGCCCCACTGGGGGATGATCTGACCGTGGTCGTCATCAAAGCCCTGCCAGCCCCACCGGAAGGTGGCTGA
- a CDS encoding inositol-3-phosphate synthase — translation MTEKNKTSIPSPAPIAEPTGKLGVLLVGLGAVSTTFIAGVEAVRRGKALPIGSLTQMACIRLGKRTENRNPRIRDFVPLATLDDLVFGAWDIFPDSAYEAALHAGVLERSLIEDLKPFLSKIKPMPAAFDRSYVKRLDGRNVKPAANKYELAEQLIADIENFRKKHHCTRLVMIWCASTEVYLEPAPKHHGTLKAFEAAMKANHKSIAPSMLYAYAALKCGVPFANGAPNLTVDIPALIELAQMNHVPICGKDFKTGQTFMKTLIAPGLKSRMLGLQGWYSTNILGNRDGEVLDDPESFKTKEESKLSVLEYILQPELYPELYRDFSHVVRINYYPPRGDNKEGWDNIDIVGWLGYPMQVKINFLCRDSILAAPLVLDLALFLDLAQRAGMRGIQEWLSFYFKSPMVAPQLYPEHDIFIQLMKLKNTLRHLRGEDLITHLGLEYYD, via the coding sequence ATGACTGAAAAGAACAAGACTTCCATACCCAGCCCGGCTCCGATTGCCGAACCGACGGGCAAGCTGGGGGTGCTGCTGGTTGGGTTGGGTGCGGTCAGCACAACGTTCATTGCCGGCGTCGAAGCCGTCCGTCGGGGCAAGGCGCTGCCGATTGGCTCACTGACCCAGATGGCCTGCATCCGGCTGGGCAAGCGCACCGAAAATCGCAACCCACGCATCAGGGATTTTGTCCCGCTGGCGACCCTCGATGATCTTGTCTTTGGCGCCTGGGACATCTTTCCCGACTCGGCCTACGAGGCGGCACTGCATGCCGGGGTTCTGGAACGTTCGCTCATTGAAGACCTCAAGCCGTTTCTTTCCAAAATCAAGCCCATGCCGGCCGCTTTTGACCGCAGCTACGTCAAGCGGCTGGACGGGCGGAATGTCAAGCCAGCAGCCAACAAGTACGAACTGGCCGAACAGCTCATCGCCGACATCGAGAACTTCAGAAAAAAGCACCACTGCACGCGCCTGGTCATGATCTGGTGCGCTTCGACCGAGGTCTATCTGGAGCCGGCGCCGAAGCACCACGGCACGCTCAAAGCCTTCGAGGCGGCAATGAAAGCCAACCACAAGAGCATTGCGCCTTCGATGCTCTATGCCTACGCCGCACTCAAATGTGGCGTCCCCTTTGCCAACGGCGCTCCAAATCTGACCGTGGACATCCCGGCGCTCATTGAACTGGCGCAGATGAACCACGTGCCCATCTGTGGCAAGGATTTCAAAACCGGGCAGACGTTTATGAAAACGCTCATTGCGCCGGGGCTGAAATCCCGCATGCTGGGGCTGCAAGGCTGGTATTCCACCAACATCCTGGGCAACCGGGACGGGGAAGTCCTCGACGATCCGGAGTCTTTCAAAACCAAGGAAGAGTCAAAGCTGTCCGTCCTGGAATACATCCTGCAACCGGAGCTGTACCCGGAGCTGTACCGGGATTTTTCGCACGTCGTACGCATCAACTACTACCCGCCACGTGGCGACAACAAGGAAGGCTGGGACAACATTGACATCGTGGGCTGGCTTGGCTACCCGATGCAGGTCAAGATCAACTTCCTGTGCCGGGATTCGATTCTGGCCGCGCCCCTGGTGCTGGATTTGGCGCTGTTCCTGGATTTGGCCCAGCGCGCCGGCATGCGCGGGATTCAGGAATGGCTGAGCTTCTACTTCAAAAGCCCGATGGTCGCGCCGCAGCTTTATCCCGAACACGACATCTTCATTCAACTGATGAAGCTGAAAAACACGCTGCGCCACCTGCGCGGGGAAGACCTCATCACCCACCTGGGGCTTGAGTATTACGACTGA
- a CDS encoding alpha/beta fold hydrolase: MSSERYFDWQGWRCFYQAAGEPGAPPVVLIHGHATSHFTWRHQVVALQRDFQVFAPDLLGFGRSSKPRDVAYNVEIWTAQITDFIQSVIQRPVLLVGNSLGGLIAAHIADRHPALVSKLVLIASAGASSYWQSSLVNFPFLLMRTPVIGRTLFDTLVQQRFVEWNIRHRLYANPAAVTPEVIAHYQECFFAPDNREIVFEVTKQFYDFVMDDAMARRIAHPTLLLWGERDTFVPPLRGRQLVRVMPCARLEVLPQASHCPHEDQPEQVNALLQAFHREADPAASGGGNPSRRA, from the coding sequence ATGAGCAGTGAGCGGTACTTTGATTGGCAGGGCTGGCGCTGTTTCTATCAGGCGGCCGGTGAGCCGGGAGCGCCACCGGTGGTGCTGATTCACGGGCATGCCACGTCGCACTTCACCTGGCGGCATCAGGTGGTGGCGCTTCAGAGGGATTTTCAGGTCTTTGCGCCGGATTTGCTGGGATTCGGGCGTTCGTCCAAGCCGCGCGACGTGGCGTACAACGTGGAAATCTGGACGGCGCAGATCACGGATTTTATTCAGTCAGTGATTCAGCGTCCGGTTTTGCTGGTGGGGAACTCTCTGGGTGGTCTCATCGCCGCGCACATTGCTGACCGCCACCCGGCGCTGGTTTCAAAGCTGGTGCTCATTGCTTCAGCCGGGGCGTCAAGCTACTGGCAAAGCTCGCTGGTCAACTTTCCGTTTCTGCTGATGCGGACGCCCGTCATCGGACGGACGCTGTTTGACACCCTGGTGCAACAACGGTTTGTCGAGTGGAACATCCGCCATCGGCTCTATGCCAACCCGGCGGCCGTGACCCCGGAGGTCATCGCCCACTACCAGGAATGTTTCTTTGCGCCGGACAACCGCGAAATCGTTTTTGAAGTCACCAAGCAGTTCTACGACTTTGTGATGGACGACGCCATGGCCCGGCGGATTGCCCACCCGACCCTGTTGCTGTGGGGTGAACGGGATACCTTCGTGCCCCCCCTTCGTGGGCGACAACTTGTACGGGTGATGCCGTGCGCCCGGCTGGAGGTCCTGCCGCAGGCGTCACACTGCCCGCACGAAGACCAGCCGGAGCAGGTCAATGCCCTTTTGCAGGCCTTTCATCGGGAAGCCGACCCGGCGGCCTCCGGTGGTGGAAACCCCTCACGCCGAGCCTGA
- a CDS encoding ATP-binding protein, giving the protein MSGFKGNCTMRILLVEDDVDYAAVVQGYLRRITAEVTVRHVTSLAAATALAVAEHFDVGVLDLNLPDSQGTATVTALATAAPHLPLVVLTGEIASDTDLQALEAGAQEYLAKNELGVVPLRRAIRYARERHRLTRALAQANQLNRLVLDHMPTNIKLLDAEGRVQFINPAGLAALGLSDPSAVLGYPWLQLWAPSAEPAIRALLEQARAGQPSTTEAFLARAGAAQHCAPRWWHITVLPLPPNNASSARYLVVTQDFTARHFHEKHLHHAQQTALLKHIAAGVAHNFNNLLTVVQGYSEMMLRTLPEEDARQRRRATDIRQAAIRGRQLVEHLLAYSHFAELSPRIIDLNAFLEQEVKLLESTLNPLASLGFEPSPEPLQVYADPWLLSSTLLTFVLNANEAMPEGGTVTLSVSRVTLDATFLNQPAADRLVGDVEAVLSTGSPVPLVRISVRDTGPGMDAATLANIFTPFFTTKPVDKGTGLGLATAAAQVERMGGFIGVTSQPGAGAQFDVYLPLSSAQPVP; this is encoded by the coding sequence ATGTCCGGCTTCAAGGGTAACTGTACGATGCGCATCCTGCTCGTCGAAGATGATGTGGATTATGCCGCTGTGGTGCAGGGCTATCTCCGGCGCATCACGGCGGAAGTCACGGTCCGGCATGTCACCTCACTGGCAGCCGCCACTGCCCTGGCCGTGGCGGAGCACTTCGATGTCGGCGTGCTTGACCTCAACCTGCCGGACTCCCAGGGAACAGCCACAGTCACGGCGCTGGCGACCGCCGCCCCGCATCTGCCACTCGTCGTCCTGACCGGCGAAATAGCCAGCGACACCGACCTGCAGGCCCTTGAAGCCGGGGCGCAGGAATACCTTGCCAAAAACGAGCTGGGCGTGGTTCCGCTCCGGCGCGCCATTCGCTATGCGCGGGAACGGCATCGGCTGACCCGAGCACTGGCGCAGGCCAACCAGCTCAACCGCCTTGTACTCGACCACATGCCGACCAACATCAAGCTCCTTGATGCGGAAGGCCGCGTGCAGTTCATCAATCCGGCCGGGCTGGCCGCCCTGGGTCTGAGCGACCCCAGTGCCGTCCTGGGATACCCATGGTTGCAGCTTTGGGCCCCGTCAGCCGAACCAGCCATCCGTGCGCTGCTGGAGCAGGCCCGTGCCGGGCAGCCTTCCACCACGGAAGCCTTTTTGGCGCGTGCCGGCGCTGCGCAGCATTGTGCGCCGCGCTGGTGGCATATCACGGTGCTACCACTGCCGCCGAACAATGCCTCATCTGCCCGTTATCTGGTTGTGACCCAGGATTTCACTGCGCGCCACTTCCACGAAAAACACCTCCACCATGCGCAGCAGACGGCGCTGCTCAAGCACATTGCGGCCGGGGTTGCCCATAACTTCAACAACCTGCTCACCGTCGTTCAGGGCTACAGTGAAATGATGCTGCGTACCCTGCCGGAAGAAGACGCGCGGCAGCGCCGCCGGGCCACGGACATTCGCCAGGCTGCCATTCGGGGCAGGCAACTTGTCGAGCACTTGCTGGCCTACAGTCATTTTGCCGAGCTGTCACCCAGGATCATTGACCTCAATGCGTTTCTGGAGCAGGAAGTAAAACTTTTGGAAAGTACGCTCAACCCCCTTGCGAGCCTTGGTTTTGAGCCATCGCCGGAGCCGCTTCAGGTGTATGCCGATCCGTGGTTGCTGTCCTCGACCCTGCTGACCTTTGTGCTCAATGCCAATGAGGCCATGCCGGAGGGTGGAACCGTGACGCTATCCGTCAGCCGGGTGACTTTGGATGCCACGTTTCTGAACCAACCGGCCGCGGACCGGCTGGTGGGTGATGTCGAAGCCGTGTTGTCCACCGGTTCGCCAGTGCCGTTGGTCAGAATCTCGGTCCGGGATACCGGCCCCGGCATGGATGCTGCAACCCTGGCCAACATCTTCACGCCGTTTTTCACGACGAAACCGGTGGACAAGGGAACCGGGTTGGGGTTGGCAACCGCTGCTGCGCAGGTGGAACGGATGGGTGGATTCATTGGCGTGACATCGCAACCCGGCGCCGGGGCGCAGTTTGATGTGTACCTGCCTCTCTCTTCAGCCCAACCGGTGCCTTGA